A genomic region of Methanobacterium sp. SMA-27 contains the following coding sequences:
- a CDS encoding DHH family phosphoesterase: MIKKCLECKGIGHNVTSYKVCEKCHGTGVKSEVDLKNHIKGVSANAVKRFELDEEQEVPCGTCNGKGEIEVTEKCPACGGKGELNVCRKCGKPLDNGDYCNDCKPKDIVYILHPACDMDDLEIGSEYKGKITRVENYGVFVSLSKKVFGLLRLRSPNYSVGDELFVKVMEIKRARGEVDLSPSTIKGSYEIIKLRKNISRTKIGDINNKSMGRTVRIVGEVVQVQQTSGPTIFTIADETGTTWAAAFDEPGVRVYPGVNTGNIAEVLGEVNLHGGKIQIESESIDRLTGKDSLEIRKLIDESIDKRAEPEETEFLIESETLNKLRPMMHNAAKAIRRAILDGRSILVRHHADADGICAGVAIEKAVVPLLKEANNNSDAEWHYFKRAPSKAPFYEIEDVVKDLSFALEDVERHGQKLPLIVLLDNGSTEEDMLALMKVKIYDIEVVVVDHHFPGEVVDGTVAVDEYVDVHVNPYLVGGDSQITAGALAVEVANMINPEVTERLMHLPGIAAVGDHAASDEANKYIEIAAEKGYTRDELDKVASCVDFEAFYLRFMNGRGIIDTILGLGNKEKHGKLITALYNESMKRVQTQLRAALPNLKTKKLPNGVIFNVLDVEKYAHKFTFPAPGKTCGFVHDNIVQKYGEETPIITLAYGPDFSVIRATDAVNERFGFNLNEIVWKLANEIPEAGIDGGGHECAGSLKFVEGLSKKVLESFAREVADLGE, translated from the coding sequence ATGATAAAGAAATGTTTAGAATGTAAAGGTATAGGTCACAATGTCACAAGTTACAAGGTATGTGAAAAATGCCATGGAACAGGTGTAAAAAGTGAAGTGGATCTCAAAAATCACATAAAAGGAGTATCAGCTAACGCAGTCAAAAGATTTGAATTAGATGAGGAACAGGAAGTTCCATGTGGAACATGTAATGGTAAGGGCGAAATAGAAGTAACAGAAAAATGCCCTGCATGTGGCGGAAAAGGAGAATTAAATGTCTGCAGAAAATGTGGAAAACCCCTAGACAATGGAGATTACTGCAATGACTGTAAACCTAAGGACATTGTCTACATACTCCACCCTGCCTGTGATATGGACGACCTGGAAATAGGAAGCGAATACAAGGGTAAAATAACAAGAGTAGAAAACTATGGAGTATTTGTAAGTCTTTCAAAAAAGGTTTTTGGACTTCTAAGATTAAGATCACCCAATTATTCTGTTGGAGACGAACTCTTTGTAAAAGTAATGGAAATTAAAAGAGCCAGAGGAGAGGTTGATCTTTCACCATCCACAATAAAAGGTTCCTATGAAATTATTAAACTCAGAAAGAATATTTCACGTACCAAAATAGGTGATATCAACAACAAATCCATGGGTAGAACTGTCAGGATTGTTGGTGAAGTAGTACAAGTCCAGCAGACATCAGGGCCAACTATATTCACAATTGCAGATGAAACCGGCACAACTTGGGCTGCTGCATTTGATGAACCCGGTGTCAGGGTTTATCCAGGTGTTAACACTGGAAACATAGCCGAAGTACTGGGTGAAGTCAACCTCCATGGAGGTAAAATACAGATAGAATCAGAATCAATTGACAGGCTCACAGGAAAAGATTCACTCGAAATAAGGAAACTTATTGATGAATCAATAGATAAAAGAGCAGAGCCCGAAGAAACAGAATTCTTAATAGAAAGTGAAACCCTAAACAAACTACGACCAATGATGCACAACGCTGCCAAAGCAATAAGAAGAGCAATACTAGATGGAAGATCCATACTTGTAAGGCACCATGCAGATGCTGACGGAATATGTGCAGGAGTAGCAATAGAAAAGGCTGTTGTTCCACTTTTAAAAGAGGCAAATAATAATAGTGATGCTGAATGGCATTACTTTAAAAGAGCACCAAGTAAAGCCCCATTTTATGAGATTGAAGATGTAGTGAAAGATCTTTCATTTGCTCTTGAAGATGTTGAAAGACACGGCCAGAAACTCCCATTAATAGTGTTACTGGATAATGGATCAACTGAAGAGGATATGCTCGCTTTAATGAAGGTTAAAATATATGATATCGAAGTAGTTGTTGTAGACCATCATTTCCCTGGTGAAGTAGTTGATGGTACAGTTGCTGTGGATGAATACGTTGATGTGCATGTAAATCCATACCTTGTTGGTGGAGATTCACAGATCACAGCCGGAGCACTTGCAGTTGAGGTTGCAAACATGATAAATCCTGAGGTAACTGAAAGGCTCATGCATTTGCCCGGAATTGCTGCTGTTGGAGACCATGCAGCTTCTGATGAAGCTAATAAATACATTGAAATTGCAGCTGAAAAGGGTTATACAAGGGATGAACTAGATAAAGTTGCATCATGCGTTGATTTCGAAGCATTCTATCTCAGATTTATGAATGGAAGAGGTATAATTGACACCATATTAGGACTTGGAAACAAGGAAAAGCATGGAAAACTAATTACAGCTCTTTATAATGAATCTATGAAACGTGTACAAACACAGCTCAGGGCAGCACTTCCAAATTTAAAAACAAAAAAACTTCCTAATGGGGTTATTTTCAATGTACTGGATGTTGAGAAGTATGCACATAAATTCACATTCCCTGCACCCGGAAAAACCTGTGGATTTGTACATGATAATATTGTTCAGAAATATGGTGAGGAAACACCAATAATTACACTTGCATATGGGCCAGACTTCAGTGTTATAAGGGCAACAGATGCAGTTAATGAAAGGTTTGGATTTAATCTGAATGAAATAGTGTGGAAACTCGCTAATGAAATACCTGAAGCCGGAATTGATGGTGGAGGCCATGAATGTGCAGGGTCACTGAAATTTGTAGAAGGACTCTCCAAAAAAGTTTTAGAATCATTTGCAAGGGAAGTAGCAGACTTGGGAGAATAG
- the rbr gene encoding rubrerythrin gives MKKTLENLTKAFIGESQARNRYTLYSKIAKNEGYPQISEIFLTTADNEREHAKWLFRMIQELRKESGDVESITVEAEAPLIMQSTPENIIAAIAGEHYENSEMYPEFADVADDEGLDDMAVRLRAIGRAEEHHEERYKRLLNTIESGTVFKKDHEVKWLCSKCGYVHTGLTPPDKCPACDHPTKYYEILSEEY, from the coding sequence ATGAAAAAAACATTGGAGAATTTAACCAAGGCTTTCATTGGTGAAAGTCAAGCAAGAAATAGATATACATTATATTCTAAGATAGCTAAAAATGAGGGTTACCCTCAAATTTCGGAAATTTTCCTAACAACTGCAGATAATGAAAGGGAACATGCAAAATGGTTATTTAGAATGATTCAGGAACTTAGAAAAGAATCTGGTGATGTTGAGTCCATAACTGTTGAGGCTGAAGCTCCATTAATTATGCAAAGCACGCCTGAGAATATTATTGCTGCCATAGCAGGTGAACACTATGAAAATAGTGAAATGTATCCTGAATTTGCAGATGTTGCAGACGATGAGGGGCTTGATGATATGGCTGTAAGACTTCGTGCAATAGGAAGAGCAGAGGAACACCATGAAGAAAGATACAAACGACTTTTAAATACCATTGAAAGTGGCACAGTTTTCAAAAAAGACCACGAAGTTAAATGGTTATGTTCAAAATGTGGTTATGTACACACCGGACTTACACCCCCTGATAAGTGTCCTGCATGCGACCACCCAACTAAATATTATGAAATATTAAGCGAGGAGTACTGA
- a CDS encoding histidine kinase dimerization/phosphoacceptor domain -containing protein, translating to MNIYAFISLFSSIVVFFLGNYIYYKNPNNRLNQLIAILCFLVAYLSFVEYGLRNADNITNAYFWSKATFIWPMLTPLLLTIVLIVTKRNKILKNKLFIILLFLPSTVISLIGLLTNQLNNGLINVYWGWTTILNLNSPILFLTVLWIIILGLTSIILSYMYYRKSSGSEKIQITYILTGFTVVLILSLITELILPLNSIEFPELTYFSSAFGLLFISYGVANYRLPSLTLEIAANEIVRNITNFLVITDCNKKIKYVNPLGLKLLGYIKSEIYGKSVDLIFPEHNKIRSKDLQQNGYTKHFETTLNLKTNDSIPILLSASSISKKTSPIGILYMGTDIRKRKAIEQQKRSITKQTIARQSVLLELYKEDISELENTLKHLTETVSKTLNVDRVSVWFFNKEKTVLTCADIYILDTDVHESGLKLIAHDYPKYINALKHSHNLTAEDVLTHPDTAEFKDSYLKHNGIISMMDVPIWLQGEMVGVLCHEQTKNMRKYTFEEQDFAASISYIISLSLEASERDKAQKQIIDSLEEKNVLLREIHHRVKNNMQIISSLLSLQSSTIENPEMREVFHESQNRVKSMSMIHEQLYQTDNLSKIDFKIYINGLIKSLFQIYSSSLKQIKWDVDVKGVKLNLETSIPCGLIINELISNSLKHAFNERDSGKITVKMNRYNDLITLIVADNGIGIPKNFQIENTSTLGLKLVTTLVKQLDGEMIVNKENETSFTITFKEITYMKRE from the coding sequence ATGAATATATATGCATTTATATCCCTTTTTTCTTCCATAGTAGTCTTCTTTTTGGGCAATTACATTTACTACAAAAATCCTAACAATAGATTAAACCAATTGATAGCTATTCTATGTTTTTTAGTTGCTTATCTTTCATTTGTTGAGTATGGTTTACGAAATGCAGATAACATTACAAATGCTTACTTCTGGTCAAAAGCAACCTTCATCTGGCCAATGTTGACACCGTTACTCTTGACAATAGTTCTAATCGTTACCAAAAGGAATAAAATTCTTAAAAATAAATTATTCATTATTTTACTATTTCTTCCGTCAACGGTAATATCATTAATAGGGTTACTTACCAACCAGTTAAATAATGGATTAATAAATGTTTACTGGGGTTGGACAACAATCCTCAACTTAAATTCCCCTATTTTATTTTTAACAGTTCTATGGATAATCATACTCGGACTTACATCAATTATTCTGAGTTATATGTACTATAGAAAGAGTAGTGGTTCTGAAAAAATCCAGATAACCTATATTTTAACAGGCTTTACTGTAGTCTTGATTTTGAGTTTAATAACAGAATTAATTCTTCCACTCAACTCAATAGAATTCCCTGAATTAACCTACTTCTCATCAGCTTTTGGGTTATTATTCATATCTTATGGTGTAGCCAATTACAGGTTACCCTCCCTTACACTAGAAATAGCTGCAAATGAAATTGTAAGAAATATCACTAATTTTCTGGTTATTACAGATTGCAATAAAAAGATAAAATATGTAAATCCTTTGGGTTTGAAATTATTGGGATATATTAAAAGCGAAATATATGGGAAATCAGTTGACTTGATCTTCCCAGAACACAATAAAATTCGTTCCAAGGATTTGCAACAAAATGGTTACACAAAACATTTTGAAACAACATTAAATCTAAAAACTAATGATTCTATTCCCATCCTATTATCTGCATCTTCAATTTCTAAAAAAACCTCTCCTATTGGAATTTTGTATATGGGTACAGACATACGGAAAAGAAAGGCTATTGAACAGCAAAAAAGATCGATTACCAAACAAACAATAGCACGTCAGAGTGTACTACTTGAACTTTACAAGGAAGATATATCTGAACTTGAAAACACCTTAAAACACCTCACTGAAACAGTGTCCAAAACATTAAATGTTGACCGTGTAAGTGTATGGTTCTTTAATAAAGAAAAAACGGTATTAACATGTGCTGATATCTACATTCTAGATACAGATGTTCATGAAAGTGGACTTAAACTCATTGCACATGATTATCCAAAATATATTAATGCACTTAAACATTCCCATAATCTCACAGCCGAAGATGTGCTTACACACCCTGACACAGCTGAATTTAAGGATAGTTATTTAAAACATAATGGAATTATTTCTATGATGGATGTTCCAATATGGCTTCAAGGGGAAATGGTTGGTGTTCTATGCCATGAACAAACCAAAAATATGCGAAAATATACCTTTGAAGAACAAGACTTCGCAGCTTCAATTTCATATATAATTTCACTTTCATTAGAAGCATCAGAGAGGGATAAAGCCCAAAAACAGATTATCGATTCTCTTGAGGAGAAAAATGTGCTACTCAGAGAGATACATCACCGTGTGAAGAATAATATGCAGATTATTTCAAGCCTTCTAAGTCTGCAGTCAAGCACAATAGAAAATCCTGAAATGAGAGAAGTTTTCCATGAAAGTCAAAATAGGGTAAAATCAATGTCAATGATACATGAACAACTGTATCAGACAGATAACCTTTCAAAAATTGATTTTAAAATCTATATAAACGGATTGATAAAAAGCCTGTTCCAGATATATTCTTCAAGTTTGAAGCAAATTAAATGGGATGTGGATGTTAAGGGGGTAAAGTTAAACCTAGAAACATCAATACCATGCGGATTAATAATTAATGAACTTATAAGCAACTCCTTAAAACATGCATTCAACGAACGCGACAGTGGGAAAATAACAGTTAAAATGAACCGTTATAATGATTTAATCACATTAATAGTGGCAGATAATGGAATTGGAATTCCAAAGAATTTTCAGATAGAAAATACTTCAACTCTAGGTTTGAAACTTGTAACAACTCTAGTTAAACAGCTTGATGGTGAGATGATTGTAAATAAGGAAAATGAAACATCATTTACAATTACATTTAAAGAAATCACTTATATGAAACGTGAATAA
- a CDS encoding UDP-glucose/GDP-mannose dehydrogenase family protein gives MKITVIGAGYVGLVTAACFAELGNHVLCAKKTEKNLENLKKGISPIFEPGLEEILQRNIDENRLHFTTNIKEALNFSEVVFVCVGTPQSETGEADLSQVEEVSREVAQNMDGYKLIIEKSTVPVNTHNWIEKTIMRYRRDAIDFDVASNPEFLREGSAVMDFMNPDRIVVGVKSEKARSIFEELYKPLTEQGIQIIFVSPASAELIKHASNSFLAMKISYINMIGDLCEKVGVDIKSVAKGIGSDMRIGNQFFDAGIGYGGSCFPKDVKAFIKIGENHGLNFKLLKATEDINFKCRENFLEKIENILWINKNKNIAIWGLAFKANTDDIREAPSMDIIKRLFNKGANLKLYDPQASKNFQKYFPEDESITYFKDKYETVKQADALIILTDWEEFKEADLKIVKELMRIPIIIDGRNIYNKEDIEDFEYYGVGR, from the coding sequence ATGAAGATTACAGTTATAGGGGCAGGATATGTGGGACTAGTTACAGCAGCGTGTTTTGCTGAGTTGGGTAACCATGTTTTATGCGCAAAAAAAACAGAAAAAAATTTAGAAAACCTTAAAAAAGGAATTTCACCTATATTTGAACCCGGATTAGAAGAAATATTACAAAGAAATATAGATGAAAATCGTTTACATTTCACAACAAACATAAAAGAAGCATTAAATTTCTCTGAAGTGGTATTTGTCTGTGTTGGCACCCCTCAAAGTGAAACAGGAGAAGCAGATTTATCTCAAGTAGAAGAAGTGTCAAGGGAAGTAGCTCAAAATATGGATGGATATAAATTAATTATTGAGAAGTCTACTGTGCCTGTTAATACCCATAATTGGATTGAAAAAACTATAATGAGATATCGAAGAGATGCTATTGATTTTGATGTTGCTTCTAATCCTGAATTTTTAAGAGAAGGGTCTGCAGTTATGGATTTTATGAATCCAGATCGTATTGTTGTTGGTGTAAAAAGTGAAAAAGCTAGATCAATATTTGAGGAATTATATAAACCCCTAACTGAACAAGGAATCCAAATAATCTTCGTAAGCCCTGCATCTGCAGAACTTATCAAACATGCTTCAAATTCATTTTTGGCAATGAAGATATCCTATATTAATATGATTGGTGATTTATGTGAGAAGGTGGGTGTTGACATCAAATCTGTTGCCAAAGGTATTGGAAGCGATATGAGGATAGGAAACCAATTTTTTGATGCAGGTATAGGATATGGTGGGTCTTGTTTTCCTAAAGATGTTAAGGCATTCATTAAAATTGGAGAAAATCATGGCCTAAATTTCAAACTTCTGAAGGCCACCGAAGATATAAACTTTAAATGCAGAGAAAATTTTCTAGAGAAAATAGAAAATATATTATGGATTAACAAGAATAAAAATATCGCCATATGGGGTTTAGCTTTTAAAGCCAATACAGATGATATCCGAGAAGCACCATCAATGGATATAATTAAAAGACTCTTCAATAAAGGCGCAAATCTTAAATTATATGATCCACAAGCTTCAAAGAACTTCCAAAAATATTTCCCAGAAGATGAATCTATTACTTACTTCAAAGATAAATACGAAACAGTAAAACAAGCTGATGCTCTGATTATCCTCACAGATTGGGAAGAATTTAAAGAAGCAGATCTTAAAATAGTGAAAGAACTAATGAGAATACCTATAATAATAGATGGTAGAAATATTTATAATAAAGAAGACATAGAAGATTTTGAATACTATGGCGTAGGTAGGTAG
- a CDS encoding UDP-glucuronic acid decarboxylase family protein: protein MRKVLITGAAGFIGSHLCDKFLDNDSKVVGIDNFITGDWGNISHLQENKNFQFIEQDVNNSFELSGKFDLVLHFACPASPVDYLKHPIETLKVDSLGTFNLLEIANESNSRFILASTSEIYGDPLIHPQIEEYWGNVNSVGIRSVYDEAKRFSEAATMVFYREYDLDVRIPRIFNTYGPRMQLGDGRVVPNFISQALVNEDLTIYGDGSQTRSFCYIEDLLEGIFDLSVIKGLDGEVMNLGSQEEYRILDFADVIIEKVESKSKKKFLPLPEDDPKQRCPDISKAQSLIGWEPKTSLELGLKKTIDYFKNIS from the coding sequence ATGAGAAAAGTTCTTATTACAGGTGCAGCTGGTTTTATTGGAAGCCATTTATGTGACAAATTTTTAGATAATGATTCTAAAGTTGTTGGAATTGATAACTTCATAACAGGAGACTGGGGTAATATTTCCCATCTTCAAGAGAATAAAAATTTTCAATTTATAGAACAGGATGTTAATAACTCCTTTGAATTATCAGGAAAATTTGATTTGGTTTTACACTTTGCATGCCCTGCTAGTCCCGTAGATTATCTTAAACATCCAATTGAAACACTCAAAGTAGATTCTTTGGGTACATTCAATCTTTTGGAGATTGCTAATGAATCTAATTCCAGGTTCATTTTGGCATCAACTTCGGAAATTTATGGAGATCCCTTAATTCATCCTCAAATAGAGGAATATTGGGGTAATGTAAATTCCGTGGGAATACGTTCGGTATATGATGAAGCTAAACGCTTTTCAGAAGCTGCTACAATGGTTTTTTACCGTGAATACGATCTTGATGTGCGTATACCTCGAATATTCAATACATATGGACCGCGAATGCAATTGGGTGATGGAAGGGTTGTTCCAAATTTTATTTCTCAAGCGCTAGTTAATGAAGATTTAACTATATATGGGGATGGAAGTCAAACACGCAGCTTCTGCTACATAGAAGATCTTTTAGAAGGTATTTTTGACTTATCGGTTATAAAGGGACTTGATGGTGAGGTAATGAATCTTGGAAGTCAAGAAGAGTATAGAATTCTAGACTTTGCAGACGTTATTATTGAAAAAGTAGAATCAAAATCGAAAAAAAAGTTTTTACCTCTGCCTGAAGATGATCCTAAGCAAAGATGTCCAGATATCAGTAAAGCCCAAAGTTTAATAGGATGGGAACCAAAAACATCCTTAGAGCTAGGTTTGAAAAAAACAATAGACTATTTCAAAAATATATCTTAA
- a CDS encoding ATP/GTP-binding protein, whose translation MKRKKELKIVILGSYNSGKTTTLETICEKKAKIEYKGTTIALDYGNTIIDGEKVHIFGSPGQERFEFMREILSQGLDGAIVVIDSSKGLTNVDEAIINKLNLQDVPYVLFANKQDISKNIIEHHTIKPDTPIIPTVATSGHGVSEGLLTLIKMIKT comes from the coding sequence ATGAAGAGAAAAAAAGAGCTTAAAATTGTTATACTTGGATCATACAATTCTGGTAAAACAACCACCCTTGAAACTATATGTGAAAAAAAGGCGAAAATAGAATATAAAGGAACAACCATTGCCCTTGATTATGGAAACACCATAATAGACGGTGAAAAAGTACATATATTCGGATCTCCAGGACAGGAAAGGTTTGAATTTATGAGGGAAATATTATCACAGGGTCTTGACGGTGCAATTGTGGTAATAGATAGTTCAAAGGGCCTAACAAATGTTGATGAGGCAATAATCAACAAACTCAACCTACAGGATGTCCCATATGTTTTATTTGCGAATAAACAGGATATCAGTAAGAATATTATAGAACATCATACAATCAAACCAGACACTCCAATAATCCCCACAGTTGCTACAAGTGGACATGGGGTTAGTGAAGGACTTTTAACTCTTATAAAAATGATTAAAACATAA
- the nth gene encoding endonuclease III, which yields MELFSIPSRIQIIIERLEELYTLRIFEDSDPFRVLIRTILSQRTRDENTDAASALLFTKFSTPEAIAYAPVDELEILIKKSGFYRVKARRIKEVSRIIHEEYDNVVPDDLKELLSLPGVGRKTANCVLVYGFHEDAIPVDVHVHRISNRIGLVNTKTPDETEAELRKVIPKKYWLPLNDLFVQFGQSICRPIGPKHEICPITELCDYYNKMDNPKKN from the coding sequence ATGGAGTTGTTTAGTATACCTAGTAGGATCCAGATTATAATTGAAAGATTAGAGGAATTGTACACTCTCAGAATATTTGAAGACAGTGACCCCTTCCGTGTGCTTATAAGAACCATATTATCACAGCGTACAAGGGATGAAAATACAGATGCAGCATCTGCTCTATTATTTACGAAATTTTCAACTCCTGAAGCCATTGCATATGCTCCTGTTGATGAATTAGAAATTTTAATAAAAAAATCTGGATTTTATCGTGTTAAAGCCCGGCGAATTAAAGAAGTTTCACGCATAATACACGAAGAATACGACAATGTAGTACCAGATGATCTTAAAGAACTTTTAAGTCTTCCAGGTGTTGGTAGGAAAACAGCAAACTGTGTACTTGTCTACGGATTTCATGAAGATGCAATTCCTGTAGATGTCCATGTTCACAGAATATCCAACCGTATTGGACTTGTTAACACTAAAACACCGGATGAAACAGAAGCAGAATTAAGGAAAGTTATTCCAAAGAAATACTGGCTACCATTAAATGATCTCTTTGTTCAGTTTGGACAGAGCATCTGCAGACCAATAGGACCAAAACATGAAATTTGCCCAATAACCGAGCTTTGTGATTACTACAATAAAATGGATAATCCTAAAAAAAATTAG
- a CDS encoding desulfoferrodoxin — protein MAEKGDIYRCNTCGNIFELIYVGGGTPTCCGTELEILSDKPKSVGAEKHIPIIEKTDTGVKVKVGEIPHPMEEKHYIAWIEIITDNGTQRVFLKPGDAPEAEFNIEFTNDLYAKEYCTIHGLWRS, from the coding sequence ATGGCAGAAAAAGGAGATATATACCGATGCAATACTTGTGGGAACATATTTGAACTGATCTATGTTGGTGGTGGAACACCAACCTGTTGTGGTACCGAGCTTGAGATCTTAAGCGACAAACCAAAGAGTGTTGGAGCAGAAAAACACATTCCTATTATTGAAAAAACAGATACCGGTGTTAAGGTTAAAGTTGGAGAAATACCACACCCTATGGAAGAAAAACATTACATAGCATGGATAGAGATCATAACCGACAATGGAACACAAAGGGTTTTTCTAAAACCAGGGGATGCTCCTGAAGCAGAATTTAATATTGAATTTACAAACGACTTATATGCCAAAGAATACTGCACAATTCATGGCCTATGGAGATCCTGA
- the aroA gene encoding 3-phosphoshikimate 1-carboxyvinyltransferase, with protein sequence MELKVQAASRMDGIVKAPPSKSYTHRGFIMAFLAEGTSKINDPLYSDDTMASLNSCKALGSKVEKHSSYCEITGINGKPSTPDNVLDLKNSGTTLRILTSIATLTDGYTVLTGDKSLRTRPMQDILSALKPLGVTAFSTKNNGKPPIIIKGGFKGGETSINGNVSSQFISSILMASPYAETPVHLNVKDKFISRPYVEMTVELMEKFNVKVEYEREKKSFHIDPQIYRSNDYTVEGDYSSASYLIAAAASLNSEVTIQNLMKNSKQGDKLILDIVKDMGSEVNVKNNEVKIYGQGRLNGVEVNLKNAPDLLPTVAALGAMAKGTTYITGVEHARFKETDRIHTCAIELAKLGVSVTEKDDGLIIRGGVHGGVVKSHMDHRLAMAFYIIGLKVGNVVIEDASVYNVSFPDFPEIIEKLIAGTGK encoded by the coding sequence ATGGAACTTAAGGTTCAAGCAGCCAGCAGAATGGACGGTATTGTTAAGGCTCCACCATCAAAGAGTTACACGCATAGAGGATTTATAATGGCGTTCCTTGCAGAGGGCACATCAAAAATAAATGATCCACTGTACTCTGACGATACAATGGCCTCATTAAATTCCTGCAAAGCTCTTGGATCCAAGGTTGAAAAACATAGCTCTTACTGTGAAATCACAGGTATTAATGGAAAACCTTCTACACCCGATAATGTACTTGACCTTAAAAATTCAGGCACAACTCTACGTATTTTAACAAGTATTGCGACATTGACAGATGGTTACACTGTTTTAACAGGTGATAAATCACTTAGAACCCGTCCAATGCAGGACATACTCAGTGCACTTAAACCCCTTGGTGTTACAGCATTTTCAACCAAAAACAATGGAAAACCTCCTATAATAATAAAAGGCGGATTTAAAGGTGGTGAAACTTCAATAAATGGAAATGTAAGTTCACAGTTTATATCTTCAATCCTCATGGCATCCCCTTATGCAGAAACACCAGTTCATCTCAATGTTAAAGATAAGTTCATATCAAGACCCTACGTTGAAATGACAGTTGAATTAATGGAAAAATTCAATGTAAAAGTTGAATATGAAAGGGAAAAAAAATCATTCCACATAGACCCTCAAATATACAGATCAAATGACTACACTGTAGAGGGTGATTATTCATCAGCATCATACCTTATTGCTGCTGCTGCAAGTCTTAATTCAGAAGTCACCATCCAAAATTTAATGAAAAATAGTAAACAGGGAGATAAACTCATACTGGACATTGTGAAGGATATGGGTTCTGAGGTTAATGTTAAAAATAATGAAGTTAAAATATATGGACAGGGAAGACTCAACGGAGTTGAAGTAAATCTTAAAAATGCCCCTGACCTATTACCAACAGTTGCAGCTCTTGGTGCAATGGCCAAAGGAACTACATATATAACAGGAGTGGAACATGCACGTTTCAAGGAAACAGACAGAATACATACCTGTGCAATTGAACTTGCAAAACTGGGCGTATCAGTCACAGAAAAAGATGATGGACTCATAATAAGGGGAGGAGTTCATGGGGGAGTTGTTAAATCCCATATGGATCATCGACTTGCCATGGCATTTTATATTATTGGATTGAAGGTGGGCAACGTCGTTATAGAAGATGCATCTGTTTACAATGTTTCCTTCCCAGATTTCCCTGAGATCATTGAAAAATTAATTGCAGGAACTGGAAAATGA